In Salmo salar chromosome ssa15, Ssal_v3.1, whole genome shotgun sequence, one genomic interval encodes:
- the LOC106572863 gene encoding amphoterin-induced protein 1-like: MLPPRRAGALPEPSPSPSLSLRRIHVRWALYLFLYLALLWFPSGAVASTLNCHKTCICASNIVSCSKMNLTTVPTGLPLYTAVLDLSYNDVSRLRAEWTTVKLIKLHNLLLSHNGLHFLSSEAFVYIKHLRYLDLSSNNLRQLDEFIFEPLGQLEVLLLYNNRISQIDRSAFQGLHSLQKLYLSQNKISRFPLELVKDKTRLEKLSLMDISSNRIKVPPIEELQVLPAWIKNGLYFHNNPLICDCSLYSLLAHWHILRLNSALDFKDEYSCYLPGPQKSRVGVFDLNRDYMNCSTFYEADEEAWLEQTLILRCDTKHRDLSKTWVMPGDVVVTEGLNQTAKVLPDGSLQIGPVKPDDSGTYTCYAVSEALNETIYVLLKVHNFTEKGHGENLNTAYTTLVGCVTSVVLVFIYLYLTPCRCFCCPKNNHQDSFHSSMLSHEDLANNTDPRHVAFIDPKELGQNGKVNPSDMEGDQGEMDEEGGLLGNGRRKKSVAESISLVFSDTPIVV, encoded by the exons ATGTTGCCTCCACGTAGGGCAGGCGCCCTGCCGgagccctctccctctccttctctcagcctgAGGAGGATCCATGTTCGATGGGCCTtgtacctcttcctctacctggCCCTCCTCTGGTTCCCGTCTGGGGCGGTAGCTTCAACCCTCAACTGCCACAAGACCTGCATCTGTGCCAGTAATATCGTGAGCTGTTCCAAGATGAACCTGACAACGGTGCCGACTGGCCTGCCTCTCTACACGGCCGTCCTGGACCTCAGCTACAACGACGTCTCCCGGCTGAGGGCTGAGTGGACCACGGTGAAACTCATCAAACTCCACAACCTCCTACTCAGTCACAACGGCCttcacttcctctcctctgaagccTTCGTCTACATCAAACATCTGCGCTACCTGGACCTGTCCTCCAACAACCTGCGACAGCTGGACGAGTTCATCTTCGAGCCGCTGGGGCAGCTggag GTGCTGTTGCTGTACAACAACCGTATATCTCAGATTGACCGCTCAGCCTTCCAGGGTCTCCACAGCCTGCAGAAACTCTACCTGTCCCAGAACAAGATCTCACGCTTCCCCCTGGAACTGGTCAAAGACAAGACCCGCCTGGAGAAACTCAGCCTGATGGACATCTCCTCCAACAGGATCAAG GTCCCCCCCATCGAGGAGCTGCAGGTGCTGCCTGCCTGGATAAAGAATGGCCTCTACTTCCACAACAACCCTCTGATCTGTGACTGTAGCCTTTATAGTCTCCTGGCCCACTGGCACATCCTCCGGCTCAACTCAGCCCTGGACTTTAAAGATGAGTACAGCTGCTATCTCCCCGGGCCCCAGAAAAGCAGGGTGGGGGTCTTCGACCTCAACAGAGACTATATGAACTGTAGTACGTTCTACGAGGCGGACGAGGAAGCTTGGCTGGAACAGACGCTGATATTGCGCTGTGATACTAAACACAGGGATCTGTCTAAGACCTGGGTGATgcctggtgatgtagtggtgacgGAAGGGCTTAATCAGACAGCCAAGGTACTTCCTGACGGTAGTCTCCAGATCGGCCCGGTGAAGCCGGACGACTCGGGGACGTATACGTGCTACGCTGTGAGCGAAGCCCTCAACGAGACGATCTACGTGCTGCTCAAG GTACATAACTTCACGGAGAAGGGACATGGCGAGAACCTGAACACGGCCTACACCACCCTGGTGGGCTGCGTGACCAGTGTGGTCCTAGTGTTCATCTACCTGTACCTGACCCCCTGCCGATGCTTCTGCTGCCCCAAGAACAACCACCAGGAttccttccactcctccatgctcAGCCATGAAGACCTGGCCAACAACACTGACCCAAGGCACGTGGCCTTCATCGACCCCAAGGAGCTTGGGCAGAACGGGAAGGTGAACCCCAGCGATATGGAGGGGgaccagggagagatggatgaggagggagggttaTTGGGGAATGGAAGGAGGAAGAAGTCTGTAGCTGAGTCTATTAGTTTGGTCTTCTCTGACACCCCCATAGTAGTCTGA